The window GGCGCGGAGATCGAGTTGGCGATGAGGATGCCGAGGACGAGTGTCATCCCGATGGTGAGCAGCACCGCGACGAAGAGCATGCGGTCGGCGCGGGCGAGGTGGGCGCGGACCGCCTCGGTCTCGGTCTTGAAGGCGAGGTCCACGCGGTTCCGGTACTGCGTCAGCGGCGGCAGCATCGCCTTCTGGACGTGCGGGGTGACGGTCTCGGCGAGGAACGCCCGGGCCTGACTAGGCCGCTGGGTGGTGAGGTCGATCAGCCGCTCGGCGTGCTGCTGGTAGGTGCTGAAGCCGAGGCCGAGTTCGTCGATCCACGCGAGGCGGTCGCTGGCCTCGTCGAGGTCCTCCCCGCGGCCCCATGCCTCGGCGCGGGCGCGCGTCGCGGAGACCACGGATCGCCCCTGCGCGAGCTGCTGCTCGAACCGGAGGAGCGCCGTGCGGAGCGCCTTCGCCGAGACCTCGCTGCGCCGCGCCACCAGTTCCCCTGCCAGCGCCTGGCTCTCCCGCAGGGCCAGCGTCATTTCGATGGCGTGGTTCGTCTCCGAGGCCGCCCCCTCGCTGAGCTGGAGCACGCCGTACTCCACCCGGCTGTTCATCACTTGTGCCACATATCCCACACACCCCACGAGTAGGGCAACGAGTGCGAATCCGAGAAGGAGCTTTTGGTAGAGTTTCATCGGTGGTCGTTTGGCTGGGTCGCGCTCCTCGGGCTGCGCCAGCGCCCGCCGCTCAGGAGCGCCGCCGGCAGTTCTGTGGCGATGCGTTTGGTCAAGCCAGCACGACGACCCGCAGGGATATTAAAGAGAGACCGGCGGGGTAGGAAGGAACCACCGGGGGGTAAAAAATGCCTCCCGGCTTCCAGGCTCTAGTCGGTCATCCGCCGGTCCCACCACACGAGCATTCCCTCTTCCGAGCGGCCGAGCGGTGCTCCGGCATCGCAGTACTCGGTCCAGAGCATCGTGCGAATCTGCGCCGTATAGGCAGGTTCACCGTCGGTCAGGCGTAGAATCCGGCTGGTCATGCGCACTCGGCTAGACTCGGCGGCGGACGGTTCAAAGGCGGAAAGGGCGGCGGAGTCGGGCATGGAGTCGGGAAGCTGGTTCATTGTCGAGAGGCGGATCCCTAATTCCATGCCAGTCCCTCGATTTGTCTCGACGGACAGGCTGTTTTAGTCGACGAAAACGACATGCTGCTCGACAGACGCCGGAATCTGGCGCAGTGCGTTACACTTTTGCCGGCGCATGATACCTTCTGTACCATCGTTATGCAACCCAAAAAAGACGGATCCGCTAAGTGCTTGTTTAACCAACTTATGAAATGGATACGCACAATATTTATTGCGCAAGGGATCTTTTTGCGCCATAATGTGCGTTTATCCACAAGCATCTGCTACTCTCTAGGTCGCCAACCAGGAATGTCCCAGCAGGGCTCAACGGGACATCCCTGCCCACCCCCACCTCCTGGTCCTATGAGCAACTCCAGCATCACGGGCGGCACTGCGCCGTTCGAACACGAGGATATTGAACATCTCGACTTGAGTGAGATGATGCAGCGGGCAAAGCCCATGCACCTCACCGACCGGGCCAAGTTCTTCTCAGCATGGATCCGCGGGCTCCACCAGCGCGGTGGCAGTCTCCACCTCCGCCCCATCGGCTCGGTCACCGACCGCATCACGACGGTCGGAAACCACCACACGGATGCGATGCATCCGATGCTGATGTTCGGCTCGAACTCGTACCTCGGGCTGATGTCGCACCCCTACGTGCGGCAGAAGATGAAAGATGCTATCGACGAATACGGTGTCGGCGTCAGTGGATCACCCCTGCTCAACGGGCGCGGCGCGCTCCACATCGAACTCGAAGAGCGGATCGCGGCGCTCAAAGGCACCGAGGACGCGCTCCTCTTCCAGAGCGGCTACGGGGCCAACGTGGGGATGCTCTCGCTCCTCGCCGGCCGCCACGACTACATTCTCTCCGACAAGCTCGGCCACGCGTCGTTCCGGGATGGCATGAAGATGAGCGACGCGCGCACTCGCACGTTTGCGCACAACGACGTAGAGGACTTGGAGCGCGTGCTCGACCGCCTCGCCGACCGCACCGGCGAAGCCTTCGTCGGCGTCGAGGGCGTCTACTCGATGGACGGCGACATGGCACCGCTCGACGCTATCGCCCCGATCTGCCGCAAGCACGGCGCGTTCCTGATCGTCGACGACGCGCATGGTACCGGCGTCACCGGGCCGGGCGGCAGCGGCAGCGCCTCCCACTTCGGCGTCACGGACGAGGTGGACATCATCATGAGCACGTTCTCGAAGACGTTCGGCGTGACCGGCGCGGCGGTCTGCACGACCCGCCCCATCGCGGACTGGATGCGCTACTACGCGCGCAGCTACGTCTTCTCCTCGTCCCTCCCGCCAGCCTCTGTCGCCGCTGTCCTCGGCGGCCTCGACGTGATGGAGCGCGAGCCGGAGCGCGTCGAGCGCCTGCACCACCTGATGGCCTACATGGCGCGCGGCCTGCGTCAGATCGGGTTCAGCCTGCCCGAGCCGGAGTCCGCCATCATCGCGCTGCGCACGCCGGAAGGGCT of the Bacteroidota bacterium genome contains:
- a CDS encoding aminotransferase class I/II-fold pyridoxal phosphate-dependent enzyme, encoding MSNSSITGGTAPFEHEDIEHLDLSEMMQRAKPMHLTDRAKFFSAWIRGLHQRGGSLHLRPIGSVTDRITTVGNHHTDAMHPMLMFGSNSYLGLMSHPYVRQKMKDAIDEYGVGVSGSPLLNGRGALHIELEERIAALKGTEDALLFQSGYGANVGMLSLLAGRHDYILSDKLGHASFRDGMKMSDARTRTFAHNDVEDLERVLDRLADRTGEAFVGVEGVYSMDGDMAPLDAIAPICRKHGAFLIVDDAHGTGVTGPGGSGSASHFGVTDEVDIIMSTFSKTFGVTGAAVCTTRPIADWMRYYARSYVFSSSLPPASVAAVLGGLDVMEREPERVERLHHLMAYMARGLRQIGFSLPEPESAIIALRTPEGLPIREAIVELNQKGVFLNSIEYPAVPPHEERFRISLMATHTEGDIDRFLEIFAPVWDKYAPAEHRLSRSGPANLPLSGDGQAGPEPNLS